The following coding sequences are from one Polynucleobacter sp. JS-JIR-II-50 window:
- the rplP gene encoding 50S ribosomal protein L16: MLQPKRRKYRKEQKGRNTGVATRGSSVAFGDFGLKAVGRGRLTARQIESARRAMTRHIKRGGRIWIRIFPDKPISQKPAEVRMGNGKGNPEYYVAEIQPGKVLYEMDGVDEQLAREAFKLAAAKLPLQTTFVIRHLG; encoded by the coding sequence ATGCTACAACCAAAGCGTCGCAAGTATCGTAAGGAACAAAAAGGCCGTAACACTGGCGTGGCAACACGCGGTAGTTCTGTAGCCTTTGGTGACTTTGGATTGAAGGCCGTTGGCCGTGGTCGTTTGACTGCTCGCCAAATCGAGTCAGCACGTCGTGCAATGACTCGTCACATTAAACGTGGTGGCCGTATTTGGATTCGCATTTTCCCAGATAAGCCAATTTCACAGAAACCTGCTGAAGTACGTATGGGTAACGGTAAAGGTAATCCAGAGTACTACGTAGCTGAAATTCAACCAGGCAAAGTGCTCTACGAGATGGACGGTGTTGACGAGCAATTGGCGCGCGAAGCTTTCAAGCTTGCTGCTGCTAAGTTGCCTTTACAGACCACTTTCGTGATTCGCCACTTAGGTTGA
- the rpmC gene encoding 50S ribosomal protein L29, with translation MKNTELASKDLTALNAELTELLKTGFKLRMQKGTQQLTNTSQLGKNKRDIARVKTFIAQKTAQK, from the coding sequence ATGAAAAATACAGAATTAGCTTCAAAAGATCTGACAGCTTTAAATGCAGAGTTAACCGAGTTGCTTAAGACCGGTTTCAAGCTCCGCATGCAAAAAGGCACTCAGCAACTCACAAATACCAGCCAATTGGGTAAAAATAAGCGCGACATCGCTCGTGTTAAAACTTTTATCGCCCAAAAGACTGCACAGAAATAA
- the rpsQ gene encoding 30S ribosomal protein S17: MTELSKPLRRTLVGRVVSDKMQKTVTVLVERQVKHPVIGKYVGQSKKYHAHDEAGTYKMGDTVEIAESKPISRTKSWVVTRLVEASKGI; the protein is encoded by the coding sequence ATGACAGAATTATCTAAACCCTTACGCCGCACCCTAGTGGGCCGTGTTGTTAGCGACAAAATGCAAAAAACTGTGACCGTGTTAGTTGAGCGTCAAGTTAAGCATCCGGTGATTGGTAAGTACGTTGGCCAGTCCAAAAAGTACCACGCTCATGACGAAGCTGGCACATACAAGATGGGTGATACGGTTGAAATTGCTGAATCCAAGCCAATTTCACGCACTAAATCTTGGGTTGTGACCCGTTTAGTTGAGGCTTCAAAGGGTATTTAA